A part of Nitrospira sp. CR1.1 genomic DNA contains:
- a CDS encoding AAA family ATPase, producing the protein MSNDALALAFRSFHLPTMASIWEESVERAEREDWGYRRLLQHLCECEDQDRRERRVSRLLKESGLPNGKGLGNLDENLLPPKIRRLLPTLLEGGFVDRAENVLAFGLPGRGKSHFLAAVGRELILRRRYPVLFTSTFKLVQQLLAAKKNLRLEAELKHLDRYPVVVLDDIGYVQQDREEMEVLFTFLAERYERRSVMVSTNLVFSKWDQIFKDPMTTMAAIDRLVHHAVILEFNGESIRVPKAKDKNKGAQSQEPTTNVPRPEPPKLPEDSQTNL; encoded by the coding sequence ATGTCCAATGATGCTTTGGCGCTGGCCTTTCGCTCGTTCCACTTGCCGACGATGGCGTCGATCTGGGAAGAGAGCGTGGAACGAGCCGAGCGGGAGGACTGGGGCTATCGGCGCCTGTTACAGCACCTCTGCGAATGCGAGGACCAAGATCGACGGGAACGGCGGGTCAGTCGATTACTTAAAGAATCGGGCCTGCCCAACGGCAAAGGCCTCGGCAACTTGGACGAAAACCTCCTGCCGCCCAAGATCCGGCGCTTGTTGCCCACCCTGCTGGAAGGTGGGTTTGTCGATCGCGCCGAGAACGTTCTGGCCTTCGGTTTGCCGGGCAGAGGCAAGTCGCACTTCCTGGCTGCCGTAGGTCGAGAGTTGATCCTGAGACGCCGTTATCCGGTGCTATTTACGTCGACCTTCAAGCTGGTGCAGCAGTTGTTGGCCGCCAAAAAGAACCTGCGCCTGGAGGCCGAACTCAAGCACCTGGACCGTTATCCAGTAGTGGTGCTCGATGACATCGGCTATGTCCAGCAGGACCGCGAAGAGATGGAAGTTTTGTTCACCTTCCTGGCTGAACGTTACGAACGACGGAGCGTGATGGTTAGCACCAACCTGGTCTTCTCCAAATGGGACCAGATCTTCAAGGATCCGATGACCACCATGGCGGCCATCGACCGGCTCGTGCACCATGCCGTAATCCTCGAATTTAACGGGGAAAGCATTCGTGTGCCCAAAGCCAAGGACAAAAACAAGGGCGCTCAGAGTCAGGAACCCACGACCAACGTGCCCAGACCCGAACCGCCCAAGCTGCCTGAAGACAGTCAAACGAACCTTTGA